One stretch of Brevibacillus laterosporus DNA includes these proteins:
- a CDS encoding NAD-dependent epimerase/dehydratase family protein has product MKVFITGGTGFVGHGIIATLLEASYEVHCLIRQGSESKVKKAYALTDHLHIHTGDIFNTDSLRAAMRDCDAVIHLVGIIREQPGKNITFSRIHVEGTRNVLQVAKELSIKRFLFMSALGTRPQATSGYHRTKYEAEQMVEASEIPYVIFRPSVIFGSSDEFVTMLADLVRLPLTPVIGSGTYLLQPVSRKTVGEVFVQALTNEQATNQIYEVGGPQQLTYIQILQTIGTAIGKSRVQTIHVPLWFMKPLVSIMQGFSFFPITQTQLTMLQEGNYCDNGERLYEDFQINKIDFFSGISEYLS; this is encoded by the coding sequence ATGAAAGTTTTCATAACAGGTGGAACAGGATTTGTCGGTCATGGCATAATTGCTACCTTATTAGAAGCTTCCTATGAGGTACATTGTTTAATTAGACAAGGCTCTGAATCAAAAGTCAAAAAAGCTTATGCACTGACAGATCATCTGCATATCCATACGGGGGACATTTTTAATACAGATTCCCTTCGTGCAGCGATGAGAGATTGTGACGCAGTTATTCACCTAGTTGGTATTATTAGAGAGCAACCCGGTAAAAACATCACCTTCTCCCGCATTCATGTAGAAGGTACACGCAATGTGCTACAAGTGGCGAAAGAGTTATCTATAAAACGCTTTTTGTTCATGAGTGCATTAGGCACACGACCTCAAGCTACCAGTGGCTATCATCGGACGAAATATGAAGCAGAACAAATGGTAGAAGCGTCAGAAATTCCTTATGTAATATTCCGTCCCTCAGTTATTTTTGGTTCTAGTGATGAATTCGTGACTATGCTGGCTGATTTAGTGCGCCTGCCACTTACCCCTGTAATTGGGAGTGGTACCTATCTCTTACAACCCGTTTCTCGAAAAACAGTAGGAGAAGTTTTTGTGCAAGCTCTAACTAATGAACAAGCTACTAATCAGATTTATGAAGTAGGCGGACCACAGCAACTCACCTACATACAAATCCTACAGACAATCGGAACTGCAATTGGGAAATCACGCGTGCAAACGATTCATGTACCACTATGGTTCATGAAACCTCTCGTCTCTATTATGCAAGGGTTCTCCTTTTTCCCCATTACGCAAACCCAATTAACTATGCTGCAAGAAGGCAATTATTGTGATAACGGTGAAAGATTGTACGAAGATTTTCAGATTAATAAGATTGACTTCTTCTCTGGAATATCCGAATATCTCTCGTAA
- the nth gene encoding endonuclease III codes for MRRLSMKLFLQTLADMFPDAHCELTHSNAFELTIAVLLSAQCTDKKVNQVTEHLFQKYKTPEDYLKVSLEELQEDIRQIGLYKNKAKHIQALCRLLLEEYGGEVPDKHEELVKLPGVGRKTANVVVSVAFGIPAIAVDTHVERIAKRLGFCPQDASPVQVEEILMKKIPKKDWSDTHHRMIFFGRYHCKAQNPQCDICPLEDVCPTRKQALKIKKKAKVPSRKTS; via the coding sequence ATGCGTCGGTTATCCATGAAATTATTTTTGCAGACGCTTGCGGATATGTTTCCTGATGCGCATTGCGAGCTTACTCATAGTAACGCGTTTGAATTGACCATTGCGGTACTTTTGTCAGCGCAATGTACAGATAAAAAGGTAAACCAAGTCACAGAGCATTTATTTCAAAAGTACAAGACTCCCGAAGACTACTTAAAGGTTTCGCTGGAGGAGCTTCAAGAGGATATTAGACAAATTGGTCTTTATAAAAACAAGGCTAAACACATTCAGGCCCTATGTCGTTTATTATTAGAGGAATACGGGGGAGAAGTGCCTGACAAGCATGAGGAGTTGGTAAAATTGCCTGGTGTCGGACGGAAAACTGCGAACGTAGTAGTCAGTGTGGCATTTGGAATACCAGCTATTGCTGTGGATACGCATGTAGAGCGGATAGCCAAACGATTAGGATTCTGTCCTCAAGATGCTTCTCCTGTCCAAGTAGAAGAAATTCTAATGAAAAAAATTCCTAAGAAGGACTGGTCAGACACCCATCATCGCATGATTTTCTTTGGGCGTTATCATTGCAAAGCACAAAACCCGCAGTGTGATATTTGTCCCTTGGAAGATGTATGTCCGACTCGTAAACAAGCTCTAAAGATAAAAAAGAAGGCAAAAGTGCCATCTAGGAAAACATCCTGA
- a CDS encoding transcriptional repressor, with translation MMQQVERAVEILKNQGVRMTPQRHAILAYLLETMTHPTADEIYKALEGKFPNMSVATIYNNLRVFKEAGLVRELTYGDASSRFDANVEDEHYHIICSECGAIQDFHFPYLTQVEAAACEQANFHVSGHRMEVYGVCKSCQENKTQ, from the coding sequence ATGATGCAACAAGTCGAGAGAGCTGTCGAGATTTTAAAGAATCAAGGTGTTCGTATGACTCCGCAACGTCATGCCATATTAGCGTATTTACTTGAGACGATGACTCATCCAACTGCTGATGAAATTTATAAAGCATTGGAAGGGAAATTTCCTAATATGAGCGTGGCAACCATCTACAATAACCTGCGAGTATTTAAAGAAGCGGGGTTGGTTCGCGAGTTAACATACGGAGATGCTTCTAGTCGATTCGATGCCAATGTAGAAGATGAACATTATCACATTATCTGTTCTGAATGCGGGGCTATTCAGGATTTTCACTTCCCGTATTTAACTCAGGTAGAGGCAGCAGCCTGTGAACAAGCGAACTTTCATGTCTCTGGACATCGTATGGAAGTTTATGGTGTATGCAAGAGCTGTCAAGAAAACAAAACGCAATAA
- a CDS encoding glycosyl hydrolase, which translates to MNAHLETSKRPRRRRNRNRLFPKLLFLAILVLAGYFIWMYFQSGNHQRVTPYDGRQQVIVHKGKAVPQSYKMKEDEVLLPFSFLKEQIDQHLYWDEPSRSVIITTKDKVIQMPSEKLKAFVNKEPVDLRVPVTIIDGEKYVPVSPLEKIYGIHLRKMEGREVISVDNNGDTIQQGQVSSEKDKPLPMRVDATKESPTVSDLTSGQKVTILNETNGWYHLLSNDGVLGYLPMDQVKKLDSYQVEVNVDTPKERNTAWKPNGQKLNVVWEQVVNRNPELDSIPKMPGLHVVAPTWFELKDDKGTVGNKADASYVRWAHREGFKVWAVVSNGFNPDWTKVVLSDFETRQKMITQIVQYANLYQVDGINIDFEDVYLDDKQRFVQFVRELTPYLHEQNLTVSVDVTMMHGSDRWSNFLDRKALAETVDYTMLMAYDEHWGSSPVAGSVASLPWVENGLKQVLTEVPKEKLLLGMPFYTRLWKEVKQADGSVKVSSRALYMSGVKKWMEERKLTATYDEATGQNYVSYFDKQENATYKMWIEDETSLKKRIEVSKKYDLAGVASWRRGFEEPNIWQHIDSNLN; encoded by the coding sequence ATGAACGCACATTTAGAGACCTCAAAGCGTCCAAGGCGCAGAAGAAATAGGAATAGGCTTTTTCCTAAGTTGCTATTTTTGGCCATACTTGTTTTAGCAGGATATTTCATTTGGATGTATTTTCAATCCGGTAATCATCAACGAGTTACTCCTTACGATGGGCGCCAACAGGTAATTGTACATAAAGGAAAAGCAGTCCCACAATCCTATAAGATGAAGGAAGACGAGGTACTGTTACCTTTTTCATTTTTAAAGGAACAAATTGATCAGCACTTGTACTGGGATGAACCTAGTCGTTCGGTCATCATCACTACGAAAGATAAAGTTATCCAAATGCCAAGCGAAAAGTTAAAAGCATTTGTTAATAAAGAACCAGTTGATTTACGTGTACCTGTCACGATTATTGATGGGGAAAAATACGTTCCAGTTAGTCCTCTAGAAAAGATATATGGTATTCATCTGCGCAAGATGGAAGGCAGAGAAGTCATCTCAGTGGATAACAACGGAGATACAATCCAACAAGGACAGGTTAGTTCTGAAAAAGATAAGCCTTTACCAATGAGAGTGGATGCTACGAAAGAAAGTCCTACTGTTTCTGATCTTACATCGGGTCAAAAAGTAACGATCTTGAATGAAACAAATGGATGGTACCATCTCTTATCTAATGATGGAGTTCTTGGGTATTTACCAATGGATCAAGTTAAAAAACTAGATTCTTATCAGGTAGAAGTGAACGTGGATACACCAAAAGAACGAAATACTGCTTGGAAGCCGAACGGACAAAAATTAAATGTTGTTTGGGAGCAGGTGGTTAACCGAAATCCTGAATTGGACAGCATCCCTAAAATGCCTGGATTGCATGTGGTAGCTCCCACGTGGTTCGAATTAAAAGACGACAAAGGAACTGTTGGCAATAAGGCTGACGCTTCGTATGTAAGATGGGCGCATCGTGAAGGCTTTAAGGTCTGGGCAGTCGTATCTAATGGATTTAATCCCGACTGGACTAAAGTAGTGCTATCTGATTTTGAAACACGTCAAAAAATGATTACTCAGATCGTTCAATATGCTAATTTGTATCAGGTGGACGGAATCAATATTGATTTTGAAGATGTGTATTTAGATGATAAACAGCGCTTCGTTCAATTTGTTCGCGAATTGACGCCATATTTACATGAACAGAATTTAACAGTGTCTGTTGATGTTACCATGATGCACGGAAGTGATCGTTGGTCTAATTTCTTAGATCGTAAGGCGTTAGCTGAAACAGTGGATTACACGATGTTGATGGCTTATGACGAACATTGGGGCTCTAGCCCTGTAGCGGGTTCTGTAGCGTCGTTGCCATGGGTAGAGAATGGTTTAAAACAAGTGTTGACGGAAGTACCTAAGGAAAAGCTGTTGTTAGGTATGCCTTTCTATACTCGTTTATGGAAGGAAGTAAAGCAAGCAGATGGTAGTGTAAAGGTATCGTCTCGTGCCTTGTATATGTCGGGAGTCAAAAAGTGGATGGAGGAGCGTAAACTTACAGCCACTTATGATGAAGCCACAGGACAAAATTATGTGAGCTATTTCGATAAGCAAGAAAATGCGACGTACAAAATGTGGATAGAGGATGAGACTTCTCTTAAAAAGCGGATCGAGGTTTCTAAAAAATATGATCTTGCAGGGGTGGCCTCATGGCGCCGTGGCTTTGAAGAGCCAAATATTTGGCAGCATATTGATAGCAATTTAAATTAA
- a CDS encoding permease, translated as MKYGLNSTPPWKVTIPAAVQWFIVTLSCSIAVPIVIGEVYGLSETQTALFIQQTLFYIGLASLIQAWIGHRYPMMEAPAGLWWSIFLMLAQIGATMGLAPMEIGQSFQVGMVISGLIFLILGFTGSISKLQKLFTPSVTGTYMILLAISLASNFIKGMLGVGYHGATTVLPNIALASIVIIMIVLLCQKIKAIASFAVLIGMLAGWVTYALLGWTDPIRESSALITLPRLFFWGPFHWDLGIVVTCVLTTLILLTNLITSIAVIGEATKEKAEKKHFDKGGVFTGVSHLISGLAGVVGMIPLTLAAAFIQTTKIASRLPFILAMSFMMMIGLMPSISNVLATLPTPVAYAAMFVTYAQILGFGLRDFKRLPFNERTIIVVGCSLLLGLGIMFISPDAWGTLHPMLSFLCSNGLLVGVLLVLLLEHVIYPNGAVQTVDTKKDESAS; from the coding sequence GTGAAGTATGGCTTAAATAGTACACCACCTTGGAAGGTAACAATACCGGCAGCTGTACAGTGGTTTATTGTAACTCTTTCATGTAGTATTGCGGTCCCTATTGTAATTGGTGAAGTTTATGGATTAAGTGAGACCCAAACAGCTTTGTTTATTCAACAAACTTTGTTTTATATTGGATTAGCTTCTCTCATTCAGGCCTGGATCGGGCATAGATACCCTATGATGGAGGCTCCTGCAGGGTTATGGTGGAGTATTTTTCTGATGTTGGCCCAAATAGGTGCCACCATGGGATTGGCTCCAATGGAAATAGGACAATCCTTTCAAGTAGGTATGGTCATTTCAGGTTTGATCTTTTTAATTCTAGGTTTCACGGGTTCCATAAGTAAGTTACAAAAACTATTTACTCCTTCTGTAACAGGTACTTATATGATTTTACTAGCAATATCACTAGCTAGCAATTTTATTAAAGGGATGCTAGGGGTAGGTTATCATGGTGCAACTACTGTGCTTCCTAACATTGCATTGGCTTCTATTGTTATTATTATGATTGTTTTACTTTGTCAAAAAATAAAAGCTATCGCTAGTTTTGCTGTATTAATCGGGATGTTAGCAGGTTGGGTAACATATGCCTTATTGGGATGGACAGATCCTATTAGAGAGTCATCTGCTTTGATAACCTTACCACGTTTGTTTTTCTGGGGACCTTTTCACTGGGATCTGGGAATTGTGGTGACGTGTGTTCTCACCACTTTAATTCTTTTAACTAATTTAATTACTAGCATAGCTGTTATTGGGGAAGCAACTAAAGAAAAGGCAGAAAAGAAACACTTTGATAAAGGTGGGGTATTTACAGGTGTGTCTCATCTAATTTCTGGTTTGGCAGGGGTTGTGGGGATGATACCACTTACACTAGCTGCGGCATTTATACAAACTACAAAGATTGCATCCAGACTGCCATTTATTTTAGCTATGTCTTTTATGATGATGATCGGTTTGATGCCCTCAATCTCCAATGTACTAGCGACATTGCCAACACCAGTCGCATATGCGGCTATGTTTGTGACGTATGCCCAAATCCTAGGATTTGGTTTGCGAGATTTTAAAAGACTTCCTTTTAATGAACGAACTATTATTGTGGTAGGTTGTTCTTTGTTATTAGGATTGGGTATCATGTTCATTTCCCCCGATGCATGGGGTACATTACATCCTATGCTAAGTTTTTTATGTAGTAATGGACTATTAGTCGGGGTGCTTCTGGTTTTGTTATTGGAGCACGTTATCTATCCTAATGGTGCTGTGCAAACTGTAGATACAAAAAAAGACGAATCTGCTTCCTAG
- a CDS encoding ribonuclease HI, translating to MKEVTIYTDGACSGNPGPGGWGAVLFYGEHKKEMSGYAEQTTNNRMELQAVIEALKVLKEPCKVTIYSDSAYVVNCFQQRWHVGWVQRGWKNSKNQPVENQELWKELLSFMEVHQVSYVKVKGHADNEWNNRCDELATGAIKHR from the coding sequence ATGAAGGAAGTTACGATTTATACAGACGGAGCATGCTCGGGTAACCCAGGTCCAGGTGGATGGGGTGCAGTTCTATTTTATGGTGAACATAAAAAAGAAATGTCAGGATATGCTGAACAAACAACGAATAATCGAATGGAACTACAGGCTGTTATTGAAGCACTTAAGGTTCTTAAAGAGCCCTGCAAAGTTACTATATATAGTGATAGTGCCTATGTTGTGAACTGTTTTCAGCAACGATGGCATGTAGGTTGGGTACAGCGAGGATGGAAGAACAGTAAAAACCAACCTGTAGAGAATCAGGAGCTATGGAAAGAACTTCTGTCATTCATGGAGGTACACCAAGTCAGTTATGTAAAAGTAAAGGGTCATGCAGACAATGAATGGAATAATCGTTGTGACGAATTGGCTACGGGAGCGATTAAACACCGGTGA
- the queG gene encoding tRNA epoxyqueuosine(34) reductase QueG, with amino-acid sequence MKSTLDPTYWQRLKETIQRYAAEIGIDKIGFTSADPFLELKDRLIVHREKGYESGFEEKDINKRVYPELTLEGARSIIAIAIAYPSKMTNFPKSEPEAYRGILARSAWGLDYHHVLRDKLNRLADFIQELEPDARLESMVDTGVLSDRAVAERAGIGWVGKNCSIITPEFGSYVYLGEMITNLPFPSDQPIEDQCGDCTLCLDTCPTQALVQGGQLNSQRCVAFLTQVKNEIPEEFREKIGNRLYGCDTCQTTCPKNKGMNFTHHPETLPDPELVKPLLKPLLTIGNKEFKERFGTSSAAWRGKKPIQRNAILGLAHFRDKSAVPDLIELLHKDTRPVIRVTSAWALGRIGGELAMEALELACQKEQDESVLPEIQKAIKKLESKNREQQGS; translated from the coding sequence GTGAAGTCAACTCTAGACCCAACATACTGGCAACGATTAAAAGAAACCATTCAACGATATGCAGCAGAAATAGGTATTGATAAAATTGGATTTACCTCAGCAGATCCCTTTTTAGAATTAAAAGACAGATTGATCGTCCATCGGGAAAAAGGATATGAGTCAGGATTTGAAGAGAAGGATATTAATAAGCGTGTGTATCCGGAGCTCACTCTTGAGGGGGCACGTTCTATTATCGCTATTGCTATTGCCTATCCATCCAAAATGACCAATTTTCCTAAATCAGAGCCTGAGGCATATAGAGGAATTCTGGCTCGTTCCGCATGGGGATTGGACTACCATCATGTTTTACGTGATAAATTAAATCGACTTGCTGATTTTATTCAAGAACTGGAACCAGATGCACGCTTAGAATCTATGGTAGATACGGGTGTGCTGTCTGATCGTGCTGTAGCTGAGAGAGCAGGAATAGGGTGGGTAGGAAAAAATTGTTCCATCATTACTCCAGAATTCGGTTCTTATGTCTATCTGGGAGAGATGATTACGAACCTCCCATTCCCATCTGATCAGCCGATAGAAGATCAGTGTGGTGATTGTACGCTTTGTTTGGATACATGCCCTACTCAGGCTTTAGTTCAAGGTGGACAACTAAATTCACAGCGATGTGTAGCTTTTCTGACACAAGTCAAAAATGAAATCCCAGAAGAATTTCGAGAAAAAATAGGAAATAGATTGTATGGCTGTGACACCTGTCAAACGACATGTCCTAAAAATAAAGGTATGAACTTTACGCATCATCCAGAGACTTTACCAGACCCAGAATTAGTTAAGCCTTTGTTAAAACCTTTACTTACAATTGGCAACAAAGAGTTTAAGGAAAGATTCGGAACTTCTTCTGCTGCTTGGCGTGGTAAAAAGCCTATACAAAGAAATGCGATTTTGGGTTTAGCACATTTTAGAGATAAGTCAGCAGTTCCAGACTTAATTGAGCTTTTACACAAAGATACTCGTCCAGTAATCCGTGTGACTTCTGCTTGGGCATTAGGGCGGATTGGTGGAGAGTTAGCAATGGAAGCATTAGAACTAGCATGCCAGAAGGAACAAGATGAGTCTGTGTTGCCTGAGATACAAAAAGCAATAAAAAAGTTAGAAAGTAAAAACCGTGAGCAACAAGGCTCTTAA
- a CDS encoding methylated-DNA--[protein]-cysteine S-methyltransferase produces MNVLHYSYMDAPIGGLTLVTNNIGVCYIQFGQDETSMHAIHNWAKKWEYTLSDQPTPEKHQELHQQLHDYFQGKRQTFTLQIDLHGTVFQKKVWHALLDIPYGETRSYKDIACSIGSEKAVRAVGGANNKNPVSLLVPCHRVIGAGGSLVGYGGGLSIKEQLLSLEGALPTVRKQERVK; encoded by the coding sequence ATGAATGTACTACATTACTCTTATATGGATGCACCCATTGGAGGATTAACTTTAGTAACTAATAATATAGGTGTCTGTTATATCCAATTTGGACAAGATGAAACAAGCATGCATGCCATCCATAACTGGGCAAAGAAATGGGAGTATACCCTATCTGATCAGCCCACTCCAGAAAAACATCAAGAGCTTCATCAACAACTGCATGATTATTTCCAAGGAAAACGTCAAACATTTACTTTACAAATAGACCTTCACGGAACAGTGTTCCAGAAAAAGGTATGGCATGCATTACTTGACATTCCATACGGTGAGACACGCTCTTATAAAGATATTGCATGTAGTATTGGATCAGAAAAGGCAGTAAGAGCAGTAGGGGGAGCTAATAACAAAAATCCTGTTTCATTACTTGTTCCGTGCCATCGAGTAATTGGGGCGGGTGGATCATTGGTCGGATATGGCGGTGGGTTATCTATAAAGGAGCAACTTCTTTCACTAGAAGGAGCATTACCGACAGTTCGAAAACAAGAAAGAGTTAAATAG
- a CDS encoding hydrolase — protein sequence MAGETWRNEVDQYLGEIDKALINFNFSISSKQMNVTEKTKKALRCWQAEWLRWKDTQDDSGSCSLQAVHTKLTPIYVALFSSNVTVSGLLHRRIYYRSNPSASLEFYEMQTTEQIKLITADGDIWKFEQVWGMPMPLFHGGNNSNSSYPMNNEETKVSLDDNVPITNVESAVHPVVLSYGYNREAAVAYANRYWETPNPAYPYFQDDCTNFISQCLHAGGIPMIFTNNRAKGWWYRHRNEGWSFSWAIANSLESLLAKGGAPFYAQQRETPQELEIGDIICYDFTGDGRWDHNTIVVAKDEQGFPLVNAHTFNAQYRFWEYLDSTAYTPSIKYRYFHVMAVGN from the coding sequence ATGGCTGGAGAAACTTGGAGGAATGAAGTAGACCAATATCTTGGAGAAATAGACAAGGCACTCATAAACTTTAATTTTTCTATTTCGTCTAAACAAATGAATGTCACAGAAAAAACAAAGAAAGCTCTTAGGTGTTGGCAAGCAGAATGGCTTCGATGGAAGGACACACAAGACGATTCAGGAAGCTGTTCATTACAGGCTGTCCACACAAAGTTAACCCCCATTTATGTGGCTTTGTTCTCGTCAAATGTTACGGTATCAGGTCTTCTTCACAGAAGGATTTATTACAGATCTAATCCCTCTGCGTCCCTTGAGTTTTATGAAATGCAAACCACCGAACAGATTAAATTAATCACTGCTGATGGGGATATTTGGAAATTCGAACAAGTGTGGGGTATGCCTATGCCATTATTCCATGGTGGCAATAATTCCAACTCTTCATATCCAATGAATAACGAAGAGACGAAAGTTTCCTTAGATGATAATGTCCCCATTACTAACGTAGAATCAGCTGTCCATCCTGTTGTTTTGTCCTATGGCTATAATCGAGAAGCTGCTGTTGCCTATGCAAATAGGTATTGGGAAACACCCAACCCAGCGTATCCTTATTTTCAAGATGATTGTACGAATTTTATTTCTCAATGCTTACATGCAGGGGGAATCCCTATGATTTTTACCAATAATAGGGCAAAAGGATGGTGGTATCGTCATCGGAATGAAGGCTGGAGTTTTAGCTGGGCGATTGCAAATAGTTTAGAATCATTGTTGGCTAAAGGGGGAGCTCCATTTTACGCCCAACAAAGAGAAACTCCGCAAGAATTGGAGATTGGCGACATCATTTGCTATGATTTTACTGGGGACGGAAGATGGGATCACAATACGATTGTGGTAGCAAAAGACGAGCAGGGATTTCCTTTAGTGAACGCGCACACGTTTAATGCGCAGTATCGTTTCTGGGAGTACCTAGATTCTACTGCCTACACCCCTTCTATTAAGTACCGTTACTTTCATGTGATGGCTGTCGGAAATTGA
- a CDS encoding tRNA (cytidine(34)-2'-O)-methyltransferase, with protein sequence MSLHIVLHEPLIPANTGNIARTCAATGVHLHLIRPLGFSTDDKALKRAGLDYWHAVNISYYDNFEHFAHVHEHKTDRFFFVETNGTRPYSEIDFQPGDFIILGKETSGIPQEIMDRYNPNQIVRIPMGGATRSMNLSNCAAIVTFEGLRQIGFPGLE encoded by the coding sequence ATGTCTTTACACATCGTACTACATGAACCATTAATTCCAGCCAATACAGGGAATATTGCTAGAACTTGCGCGGCAACTGGGGTTCATCTGCATCTAATACGTCCGCTTGGCTTTTCAACCGATGACAAAGCTCTTAAACGAGCGGGGTTGGATTACTGGCATGCAGTAAACATCAGTTACTACGACAATTTTGAGCATTTTGCTCATGTACATGAGCATAAAACTGATCGCTTTTTCTTTGTAGAGACAAATGGGACAAGACCTTATAGTGAGATAGACTTTCAGCCTGGAGATTTTATTATCTTGGGTAAGGAAACCAGTGGCATCCCGCAAGAAATTATGGATAGATACAACCCCAATCAAATTGTCCGTATCCCTATGGGTGGAGCAACTAGGTCCATGAATTTATCCAATTGTGCTGCCATTGTTACTTTCGAAGGACTACGACAGATTGGGTTTCCAGGACTAGAATAA
- a CDS encoding HAD family hydrolase — MSQASTVFFDLDGTLLEMHTDQFVENYLKELAVFVGDKFEAKQLIGWLWGSTKAMIINKEADKTNEQIFIENFVQLSSMKQEDVWPIFEKFYVELFPSLSHYTNPSPWGKKLVEAAKEAGYRVAVTTNPVFPKEAIYGRLAWLELTPEDFEWVTVYETSHFTKPNVEYYREVCDRLQVEPEECIMVGNHMQEDMVASQLGLKTFLVTNYMEDRGEPTYQVDQRGTIEELYQAITKRKGVFAKA; from the coding sequence ATGTCACAGGCAAGCACAGTATTTTTTGATTTAGATGGAACCCTATTAGAAATGCATACAGATCAGTTTGTAGAGAATTATTTAAAAGAATTAGCCGTGTTTGTTGGCGATAAATTCGAAGCAAAGCAGTTGATTGGTTGGCTATGGGGATCCACGAAAGCGATGATTATTAACAAAGAAGCTGATAAAACGAACGAACAGATATTTATTGAGAATTTTGTACAACTGAGTAGTATGAAACAAGAAGATGTATGGCCTATCTTTGAAAAATTTTATGTAGAACTATTTCCGAGTTTGTCACACTACACTAATCCATCTCCTTGGGGTAAAAAATTAGTGGAAGCAGCTAAAGAGGCAGGTTATCGAGTGGCTGTTACAACCAATCCCGTTTTTCCTAAAGAAGCTATCTATGGAAGATTAGCTTGGCTTGAGCTGACTCCAGAGGATTTTGAATGGGTAACGGTGTACGAGACATCCCACTTCACAAAGCCAAATGTAGAGTATTATCGAGAGGTTTGCGATCGTTTGCAAGTAGAACCTGAAGAGTGCATTATGGTGGGGAATCATATGCAGGAAGACATGGTGGCCAGCCAATTAGGCCTAAAAACCTTTTTGGTGACTAACTATATGGAAGATCGAGGGGAGCCTACTTATCAGGTAGACCAGCGGGGAACGATAGAGGAATTATATCAAGCAATTACAAAGCGTAAAGGTGTATTTGCTAAAGCTTGA
- a CDS encoding DUF523 domain-containing protein produces the protein MLLVSSCLAGLNCRYNGSHSLDEKVKELVTQNKAVTVCPELLGGFITPRESAEIVGGNGDDVLRGTAKVVEKSGRDVTHLYIDGAYQTLQLAKQYQATHLVLKENSPSCGSHNIYNGHFSNQRIPGQGVTSALLRQEGFIVISENELSDVIEL, from the coding sequence ATGCTTCTCGTCAGCTCCTGTCTAGCTGGACTCAATTGCCGTTATAACGGTAGCCACAGCCTTGACGAAAAGGTGAAAGAATTAGTCACTCAAAACAAAGCAGTCACGGTTTGCCCTGAACTACTCGGCGGCTTCATTACACCACGAGAGTCAGCAGAGATCGTGGGGGGCAATGGAGACGATGTCTTACGGGGCACAGCAAAGGTTGTGGAGAAATCAGGACGTGATGTAACCCATTTATACATTGACGGGGCTTATCAAACTCTTCAGCTTGCTAAACAATATCAAGCAACCCATCTTGTTTTAAAAGAAAACAGCCCATCCTGTGGTAGCCATAATATTTACAATGGGCATTTTTCCAATCAACGTATTCCTGGACAAGGAGTGACGTCAGCCTTATTACGCCAAGAAGGCTTTATTGTCATTTCAGAAAATGAATTAAGTGATGTTATCGAACTTTGA